The genomic DNA TGCCGCCGAACAGCGTGCATGGCCCGCTCGCGTCGGCGGGCTTGCCCTGGAACAGCTGGCAGCCGCTGCACATCTGGCTGGCCTCGTGCTTCGGAAATTTCGCCTTGTCCACCTTGGTAGTGTCGGCCTTGTAGCCCAGCGCCACCGCCTGCGGATCGCTTTCGGCCACCGGGACAGCTGCCTGGGCCGCGACTTGCGTGGCGGCCGTGAGGGCCGCGCCGCCCGTCACCACCGACATCACGAAAGCACGTCGACTTGGGTTGCTCATGACTGAATCCTTCGCGGTTCACCATGAGCCGCCTGGCGAGTTTGGCACTTCAGCGCCGCG from Variovorax sp. PBL-E5 includes the following:
- a CDS encoding high-potential iron-sulfur protein, giving the protein MSNPSRRAFVMSVVTGGAALTAATQVAAQAAVPVAESDPQAVALGYKADTTKVDKAKFPKHEASQMCSGCQLFQGKPADASGPCTLFGGKLVAGKGWCSAWVKKA